DNA from Granulicella cerasi:
ATCAACGACTACACGCATCGACAGAACCCATTGGTGCGGTTCATCGAAAAGCTGCTGGTGTTCTAAGGGGATGACGATGCGACGTTGGATATGTCTTGTGTTGTTGGCTTGTGCTGCGCGCGCGAATGCCAGGGATGTGGCGAAGCCGATGCTGGCGCGTGTGAAGGACATCGCGTCCATCGAAGGTGTACGTGAGAACCAGCTGGTCGGCTACGGCATCGTCGTGGGCTTGCAGGGGACTGGTGACTCGCAGCAGACAAGCTTTCCGGTGCAAACGCTAGCGGCGACACTGCTGCGCATGGGCGTTAGCGTCTCGCCAAGTGCGATTCGTGTACAGAATATGGCGGCGGTGTTTGTTTCGGCGCAGCTGCCGGAGTTTGCGGACTCCGGCGCGAAGATCGACGTCACTGTTTCCTCGGCTGGCGATGCGAAGAGCATCGAAGGCGGAGTGCTCTTGATGACTCCGCTTTACGGCGCTGATGGTCGCATCTATGCGCAGTCGCAGGGGCCTGTAGTGCTCGGTGGATACTCCGTGAGCGCTAACGGATCGAGTAAAACGGTGAATCACGCGACGACAGGACGCATCCCGCTGGGAGCTATGGTGGAGCGCGCCGCCCCGACCGCGCTTGGATCACGTCGTGAGTTTGTATTAGCGCTGCACGAGGCTGACTTCCG
Protein-coding regions in this window:
- a CDS encoding flagellar basal body P-ring protein FlgI; its protein translation is MTMRRWICLVLLACAARANARDVAKPMLARVKDIASIEGVRENQLVGYGIVVGLQGTGDSQQTSFPVQTLAATLLRMGVSVSPSAIRVQNMAAVFVSAQLPEFADSGAKIDVTVSSAGDAKSIEGGVLLMTPLYGADGRIYAQSQGPVVLGGYSVSANGSSKTVNHATTGRIPLGAMVERAAPTALGSRREFVLALHEADFRSAGAMADAINSQVQGVGARAIDSRRIELHVNPSLDVPGALARVEAVEVPFYPKARVVVNERTGTVVIGGLVVLQPVSILHGGLSVNVVTQYSVSQPGPLNQGQTEVVPVTRLEAKDKPVNRIELKQGATVDELVRDLQMIGATARDVISILQAMHSAGALEAEIEVL